The genomic region TTACCATTTAGGGAAGCTTCCATTAAAAGAAAATTGATAATGTAGTGGCAAAAAATTAtaggacattttttttcttttttttatgtagcgttttgttttgattttttacagtgtatattGATCTACATAATAGAAAACGTCTCAAAGTGCACATTTGTCAAAATTACAACCATGTAATGTTTCAGatgtattctttttttaaattttaattttacttatttattttacgGTTCTTGAATGATACATAACCGATGGAGACAAAGGGCAGAAAGACGGGGAGATCTCCACAGGAGCTGTTTTCAGGATGTATAACACATGTccgtctgtctgtgtgtgtgcgcgtccaAAAGAGCATCAGCACTTCTGCCGGGTGCGGTCCTCTCCTTCCTCCTGTGCTGAGGTTACtcttgtttctttgtgttttacctttcatgttttttcgggtttttttcctctgggTTGAAATGTGCCCAAGGCTCAGCAATATGCTGACGGCCACCCTCTGGAGTGGAGGAGCCTGGCTGACCTTCAAAAGGACGTTTCCTCGAAGGCAGCAAAGGGCTTTTTTGTAATTGGGGACAAAAATTGGCTCCATTAAGCTGATAATATGATACGGCCGCTGATTGCCTCTAAAGAATGATGGCTTTTCATTAGGCGAATGAATACCTCATTGTAGTCGTCTCTTTATTTATGTGGGTATGATGACGTTGTATTTCTTGGCTTAATAGGTGTAAAAAGTTTCCTTGGATCATGCACAAAAACACGTTTTTGTGTTTTCCCCCTTCATCGTAAACAAAAACCGTCCGTTATTTTCTCCGAGTGCTGAGAATAACAGTTGAGGTTTGAAATTGTTTTCTAGCCGGCTCAGCTCAGCTGCTGCGGGTTCGCCACATACATCACATACCACAGACAGACGGGCTGGGTCCCGGttgagggtggggggtggtgaAGGCTTAGTTGGTATAAGGTGGAGTGGGTGGGtttgtgcgtatgtgtgtgtcaaAAAGAGTTACACACTCTAATATCCATCCCACCGCAAActactttcactttttttttattagaagcAGTCCTTTGCCCACCCACCGCTTGCAAAAACTCACTCTCCATGCACATGTCAGCACGTCGGCGCGTGCAAAAAGTCTGCTCTCACAAACAGGCTGGCAGCGTTCGGCTGATGCACAAAAGATACACAAACAAACGGTTAGATAAGCTGTTGGGACGACAGGAGCCAGAATGGCCCATTTTCTCCTGCTTCTCCCTAATGAGTGCCATAAAGAGCGCGAGGCATCAATATTTCAGCGCTCTCGTCAGGCGGCCGGAGATATTTCCCTTTGATGAGGCTCACCagaggtgttttgttttttgctcgcCTGCCGCTTCATCACATGTGAATTTTAGTTCAAAATAAGCCAAAAGATTCAAAGGACAGGACGCTAAAAATCTGGACTGCTGCTAAATGTTGATGTTGGTACATTGGCTCTGAGTGAATCAACCGCATCCTCGAAAAGTGCTGGGATTACAGCTCAGTGTTGTTTCATAATGACTCGTGTCTGTTTTTGGAGCCTTTTAAAtgtttgaattttaatgaaGTATGTGAAAAATTTAGGAAATACAAATATTGATGAGGAGAACTTGATTTTTAAAGAGTAGGGTTGGTTAAGGAGCACTTgtgttttgaaatgtgaaacAATTAAAAACGTTAGAAACAGCGTTAATATAAAGAATTATAATAACTTTATTACCAAAGCTTTGCTCAtaataaaatcatttaaatctgCTGTGCCTGTGGCTTCATGGCGGAGAACATTTCTGTCTGTTAAGCTGAGCTTTTTGCTTCATCATCATCGTGATTTGATTTCAGCTGAAACGCTGACATTTTAGCTCACACTGAGACAGCAGGATGTTGATGGAGTCGTTCCCTCTCCCTGCGGGTTTGGGTTAGGTCAGGCTAGTGCTGCAAACTGCAGTCGGGCAGACAAATGAGCTCTAAACCCCGTCTGCTGCTGCCTCGCCGTGGGAGTGTCCCACTGGGCTCGCAGACTGGGACAGTGCAGGCGTCGGGTTAGAGTTACACAGATATACAGCAGCTTACTTCAGGACATTTTTATCCATTCTTAGTTTATCCATTTGTCTCTCCTATCGGTCTTGATGACtatctttctgtctgtgtgtgtaatgtCAGCCTTTTACTGTGTTTACTTCTGCAGGCCTTTTCTGTTTTGGACTTCCTGTACAGTCTTATTGACCATGTTGTGATCAGATGTGTATCTGAAATAAAGTGTAAAGCAAAAGTTAATCATGTCTGTGCTTATTTCTGCTCTCATTGCACAAGCCTGAAGCTGTGCCATCCGTGAATGAATCCCAGTGGgaagcaaacacagaaaaattcACATGGCAGTTGGAAGTTTTTGGGAATTTGCTCCTTGCCCGGGGATGTTTTCATGTATATGGAAGTTTATAACTTTATTTCATAACTGCAGAAGTTTCTGTCTCGTGTGTGTTACCCCGCCTGCAAATTCGTGAGGGCCGATTAAAGATGGAGgggactctgtgtgtgtgtgcaggtggatGAGCTATACGAGGCCTTCTGCATCCAGAGCCGTCTCAGAGAGGGTGCCATCCGGATGAAGCAGGCCTTTTCGTCCTCGCCCTCCACCAAAGGCACCAAAGAGAGTATCGCGGAGGTTAATCGTCGGTACAAGGAATACACAGAGGTACTCAGAGCTGTCAGCTGCAGACTCTTAGTCCTGTAAAGCGAATGGGGCTGTAAAAAGTAACTGTAATTGTAGGGTTACAATAATTATTATGACATTTAAACAGAGATATTTGCAGATTATATATAAACGCAGAACAGGGCGCATTAAACGTAGTCACGTCTGACAACACCCACTCTAAGTATATGATACAAATTACTGCTTACAGGGATTTGTAAACACTAACCTGCAAAGCCAGATACTTACCTTTAAATCCCAATAACAAGCGCACCTGTCGCCACCTGTGCCGAGGGCTTAGACCCGCCCTCCTGTCTCCTCTGTAGTTTGGTGTTGACCGGCTTTGTCAGAGCCTGCAGAGATAACTTGATTACTGTTGTTGTTCTCGTTTTTGTGAGGGCTGTTTGTGTGATCAGTCTTATCTCTCTCGTTCCGTCCTCCAGAACATGAGCGCATTTGAGAGCGAACTGGAGAACCTGCTCGGGGAGTTTCATATCAAAATGAAAGGTGGGACGTGAATGATTTAAATGAGAAGTTAATGCAAGTTTAGTCATTTACACACTAGAATTATTTAGAATCCAGATGTTTTGGTGATGATTTTATATCCATTGGAGCAAAAATCCTAAGATTTCTCACTCACGGACCAAGTTAGAAACCCCGAATCCCTGAAAAGTCATAACAAAAAATATGCTTGACAGTTAAAAGCAGCTTGTGTCATTGTGCCATAATTCATTCTGAATAAGAAAGTGAGGTAACGTtgcttaacccccccccccccccaaatgacgtttttttctctcctctttgtGCATAATATAAATATCTGTCACTTCTATCTGACAGGTTTGGCAGGATTTGCTCGACTCTGTCCTGGAGACCAATATGaggcaagtttattttttttgccctAACTGCTGACTCTTGGGTCTACTTTTAACAGGATTGGGACAGATAGACACAAGTGACTCTTTCAGCTTGAAACCGCTGTAGTGATATTTATGTAGCAACAGCTTTGGCCATCTTTCAGTGAAACACCACTGTACACTCCACCCAGCTCCAAAGTTAGCACTTAGCTGGTTGGTTTAGTGGGACAAACAatgaacagttaaaaaaaattagcttATAAGTTCAGCCATTATAAAGTTATATggttaaatttttttttgctccttCCTTTAGATCTTCATGCGTTACGGTCGCCAGCGGTGGAAGCTGAAGGGGAGGATTGAAGTAAACTCCAGGCAAAGCTGGGATGGAGACGAGATGGTCTTCATGCCCCTCATTACTGACCTTATTAACATCAAGGTACTGTACAAACCCGGATAGCCTCGTGTCTAACACGTTGCGCTGTGGCACTGAAATGAGAAACAAACATAAGTTTGTGCCCATCAGGTGACGGAGCTGAAGGGTTTGGCCACACACATGCTGGTGGGCAGCGTCATCTGTGAGACCAAGGAGCTATTCACTGCCGTGCCTCAGGTGGTGGCTGTGGACGTCAACGACCTCGGGACCATCAAACTCAACCTGGAAGTCACGTGGTAGTAAGTAGAAGCTCGCTGAATCTAACCGGTGTTGCACGAATTAGGGTACATAATGAGTTGGCAGCTGCCAGATGGTATCACTGCTGGGTAGCAGGATTGTTCAGAGGTAGTCCAGAACTATTTTAGTCTTGTTACTGGACCGGCCATATGTTTGGAGCATCTACAACGGTTGATAGTGTCACAGCATTAAAGTCGGGGTCTGCATGCCTTGTAGGGTCCTGCCATCTGCTGGTGAAACATCATAGTAACACCCACTTCatactttgtttttacacaACTGAGATGCCTTGCTGTGTACACCTGCTCCAATGCCAGCACCAAATGTTTCAGTACTGATTTTCAAAAAGGAGCACCTCATCAATGATGTTTCTCCCAGTCCTTGTTGAAGACCCATCATGAAATATTGTTGTTTACACTGCAACAGACCACCTCAGGAAGTGGCTTGAGTGACCGCATCACAGTGAATCTTTGTGGTTGTTTACACCACATTTTTAGGGCTGCCCATTTCTAGGTTTTTGAAACCAAATGTAAGCAGTGTCGTTAAgagctttgtctttttttatccTCCTCTCCAGCCCCTTCGACGTGGAGGACCTGACTCTGTCGTCTGGCAACGTGAGCAAAGCTGCAGCTCTCCAGAGACGAGTGTCCGTCTACAGCCAGGGCACACCGGAGACCCCCACCTTCCAGGACACCTCCTTTTTTGTGAGTCAAGCAAAACACCGCCTCCTACAATGGGGAGAAACATGTTTTAAGTTGTTAGCATATTCTGTGATCCATAACACACTAACCCATGCACTGTCTGCACCGTGATGTAAATCATGCCCCATGTTATTTTTTCAGTTGATGCTTAAGCCTTAAACTAACCCTCACCCGTTTTCCTGCTGTCCTCCTTTTCTTTGCATATTCCCATTATACCCACACTCTGCCCCCATCTTGTATATCCTACATTTCACCCACCTGCCCTCAAATACCCAACACCCTGTCTTATTTCCCTGCCTTTACTGTGTAAAGAAGTGGCAGCCCTACCCCGTGGAGCGCCAGCGCTTCTCCTTCCTCCACATGCTCCGAGACACGCTGCTAGAGAAGCTAAGGCGCAGTCGTTCGTTTGGTGACCTGGCCTCACTGCGGCCAAGGCCCAAATCCAGTCTGGAGGTTTATGTGAGTGTGTTGTGGCCCCCGTGACCCTCCTAACCCGACTCTGTGTGCCCTCTTACCCCCACTGACATGATGGGGATGTAGTTCTCTGCTCTTGTGGACACACTTGGGTTCACCTTGTCCCTTTTTTTAAGGACTACAGAACGCCATGTGTGGCTCTTTGCACGTCTGTTTGCATGTTCGTTAAGCTGTTCCtatgttttctgtttatatttaccTCACTGTTCGATTCAATTTGGGTTCAGATCTGATCATCAGTATAGTGTGCCATCGCTTTTTCTATCTTAGAAAACAAGAGGAGCTTTCTTCTGCACTTTTCTGTCCTTCATTCACTGATTTCAGCCAGATCTCAGTCCTTTATCTTGTTTGCAGCACAGATTTATTCTCCTGTCTCTATTTTCAGTCCACACTGCCCGACGATGTCTTTGAGAATGGCGGCTGCGGTGTGGCTGAGTGCAAGCGTCTGTCCTTCACCTTCTCTGATACGTCTGGTTCTACGCCCAGCCCCAGCCCTGCCCTGAGCTCCTACTCCCCGGGCCAGTCCAACCCTGAGATTACTGTAACTCCTCCGGAAACAGAACCATTACCTACGCAAATCCTCCCAACTAGGGAGGACTCCATCGCAGAGGAGCATTtagtggaggaagaggaggaggaggaggaagagtacGAGGAAGATGGGGAGACGGGCAGTAGAGGAAGCAGGGGCAGCAGGACCAGTGCCAGCATTGCCAGCGACGAAGCCGAAGCGGCCGAAGACTCGGAGTGGGAGCGCACAGAGTCTCAGCGTAATTCTAGCTCCAACTGTGGTTCGGCTgccccgtccttgtgttcagaTGGACACCTGTCCACAGTGGCTCCCGAGGATGTCTTCCTGGATCACGCCGATGAGCTGAAACCTGTGGAACTGGACACAGAGGAGGCGGGCAGCCTGACGAAGCAGCTCGTGAAGAGGCTGACTTCCTCAGAAATGATGCCGCCCAGTGGGAGTGCTGCTGAGGGTGAGGGAAGTCTGAGCTGGGCGGGAGAGGGAAGCAGGGCTTTCCTGGAGAGCAGCCTGGAGGAGGCCATCCACAGCCTGCTGACCAGATTAGAGTCGCTGACTCATCGCTGCAGAGAGCTGCAGGACCTGGAGCAGGAAGTGATGCGTCTGGAAGACCTACTGAAGGTAAACTCAGTCTCATTAACATCTACAGAAGATCTTGTGCACTAAAATTTTCAGAAAAACTGCATCCTAGGGTTCATTTGGACTTTATTGTcttgtttgtcttgtttttatacTCTTTGGATGCCCATCATCCTGTCTTTTCCCCCCAGTGCCGTCTCCCGGGTCACAGGAGTCGATCCTCTAGCCTCAGTCTGACTGTGGAGAGTGCCCTGGAGAGCTTTGACTTCCTCAACACCTCTGACTTTGATGACGATGATACCGGAGACGATAACGCCGTCATCAGCATTCCCCCACAGAGGTCTCCGATCTTTGATGCAGATGGAGAGAGGATCGGGTGAGTGTAATATTTTGCATTGGCTAAAACATTacagtttcatttatttatttatacacatgCAGTTTTTTAAGGTCCCATACCAAAAACTTTTGTGAGAACTTTTAAGTACTTGGCAGCAAATGAAGAGTTTAATTCTTAGGATTCTTAGGACGACTGgactctttaaaaacaaactcacTACACGTACAGTCGGTGTGTTACCGCTGCCCTCGGTGGTGACTCTTGTATGTTGCTGCTCAGGGCTCAGCATCCAGAAGCCAGAGGACACCTGAGCGAAGCCCTGACAGAGGACACCGGGGTGGGTAACAGTGTGGCAGGAAGCCCCCTCCCACTTACCACTGGAAATGAGAATCTGGACGTGGCTATTGTCATCCACCTTCAGTACTGTATTCACCTCATACAGGTAGAGCTCCTTCTGATAGTTGATATCATAATTACCATTCATCCTGCTTAAGTAAAAAACCAGCTACCTTCTGGAAATTTTAGCATctgacatgttttcattttttcttggTAACATGGCAGATGTTGACCAGTGGGGTCAGTGTCTGGCAGCGTCGCAGTGTCCTCCTCAAATTGTCAGGACAGACCCAGCTGCTAGAGGAGTTAGCAGAGATCAGCGTGGACAAACTGGGAGCAATAACATCTGCTGCTGATGGTGGGTATCTAAACACgtagaccaggtttcctccaacAAGGCTGCTGTCCTgctttacttgttttttttcctttcttttcccaCGCTTCACCCCTCCAAAGTTGGCTCTGTAGTTTTTGAATAATCTGGAAACTTATCCCAAAGAACAACATATGTCTTATACTTTAAAGCAGCCAAAACAAATCGTTACGGTGCGTGAAGGAGGTTTGAGGGTTTGTGGTCTGACCTCGTGCTCTGCCCTGTTTTCCTCAGTCCTCCCGGGCCTCGTGGAGCGCCCCCAGCTGATGACTCTGTGGTCAGAGTGCAGCGGCTCTGAGGGACTTTTCCACACCACGCTGGACAGAGTGTTCAAACACATGAATCAGCGCTACACGGCGGTGCTGCAGGAGAACCGCCCACACGGCGCCGATACAGGTTCGCTCGTCCCTTCTTTGTTTCTGCAAACAGACCACGGGTTATACTTAAAATTTCATCTTCAGTCAGGGCTTCAACTGACTCACGTATTCAGGGTGTAAACCGGTTTTAATGTCCTCCTGCGGGGAAAACTAGACATCTGCATTTAACCGAGAATATAATACAACTGATGAAAATGGATAGAAACAAACTGGTTTATGTTATGAAGTAAACTGTGACTGCAGGCTGTGTGAACACagcattgtgatttttttttctttggtttttgttgtATAGCTGAAACTAAATAATGTTATGCAGTTATCTTGGAACAATGCACTGATCTCTTTCTTCTCTCCAGCGATTAGCATGGTAGTGGGTGAGATGGTGGACAGGAGCGACCTGCTGGCGGCACAGAGTCCTCCCGCTGCTGCGCTCTCTCAGGACGTCCTGACTGTGTTTCAGTTCTACAGCTACATCTTACAACATGAAGTCCAGGACATGGAGACACACCTGCTGCACCTGGCCAGAGAGGGTGCGCAAAATCTGTGATGCTTACATCGTGACACGAATTCCTCTGTTGTTGGCTGTGTCCTCTAATAACCGAATTATTTTCTTAACCTAAGTCGCAAAATGAGGATATTTTTTGCTACATAGCATACACGCCCACCTGTGCAAGTCCAAGATTTCTCCAAGTTAATCCAAATATTCGAGCTAACATTTTGATGCTTTATCTACAACAAAGAGCAGCGTttcatgatttatgagatgaatcatcagcaatttgcaaattctgagCTCATTTTAGAGATCACTAAATCACTGTGACCTTTgctttccacaataattagttaacacagaaaaacgcagctttcagctttttgtgtgttttgaagctgtgtttttgtttgtttgtttgtttttaatgtaatgtaaatgtgccCGTCTCTAAAGCACTCTGGgtcagcttctgttgtttaaatgtgctataggctataaataaaattgacgTGACTGCCAACAGTATTGATGCTATCATGCTAGTATCAATCCAATAGTAATACCAGCGTTTGTATCGATGTATCTGAATCAATCACCTCACCTCTAATCAGGATTTAGTAGAAAGGAAGTTTGTGTGTACATGAGGCCTGTGAGTGTTACAGTTCTCCGCAGCTGGTCCTATCCTCGGTTTAAtctgcgtgtgtctgtgttggcTTCCTCCTCAGAGGTGTTTGCAGAGGTCCTGTGCAGCGGAGACTATTCTCGCTGTCTCGCAGAACTGGAGGAGGTACCTTTGTCATCTCTCTGGCCTGGAAGCAGAACCCTAAGGGCCCTGGCATCCCTCCTCACTGCAGAGGACCCTCAGGTCAACAAGGCAGCCGCCGACTACCTCTCTTCTGGAGCGTCAAACAAGCACTTCAGGACCAGGGTGAGTAATGCTCAAGAGAAAACGGTAGGCGCACCACCTTTTGAGCCACATTTTTAAtggttgtttgtgtgtctgcaggcagTGGAGTGCTACACCCAGGCACTGTCGGAGGCTGGAGTACAGAGTCAGAGGGCAGCCTGCTCAGCTCTCAGCTGTCTGGAGGTCAGTAGTTGTTTACTAAACTGTGCAAACAGCAGTTTTAtgcaataaagagaaacatgtcatttggatttttacatttttatcttgTTTGTGCGTTCGCAGGCAGTTGAGAGCATCAGAGCAGTGGTAGCGCTGTGCGATTCAGCTGATGAAGAGCTGCGTCACGTGGCCATAGAAACCCTGCTCACGTTCGGTGCGTAACAAATCCACTGCATTTTATACACAACTGCCATGAGGTCATTTACACACAATAGTGCTATTAAGATGTGTTTAATTGCAGTGTTGACTGTAAATTccaagaaaaacatgttttctctTGCTTGTTTTCTGGGGCAGACGTTTGAGCTTCAACACTTTCTCTGCAGACGCTTTAAAATCTTACATTGAAGGCAACTTTTCTCAAACGCTGAGGGTTTTAACTCAACATGCAGATTCTTATATTTTCTTTTGCCAATTTGTTACGTCCTTCCGTTGCCTTCTTTCTGCCATAATCTTGATTGTGGGGATACGAATACTGCCATCTGAGAAGTAGGAGGTCATTACTAACAGAAGCTACTTTTAGCTGTTCCTTCACCACAAGAGATCGCCTCAGCAGGCAACGCTGCATGTTTGGTTTGGCAAAACCCTTCCTGACGCAAATTCAAACCAGTGACCTTTCATTTGCCAAGTGATTTATTCTCACTAATATTTTTAGAAGATTCTGTTGGTCCTTCTGGCCTTTGTCCAAATTTTCATTCTTAACCAGTGTCAACCAGTTTTACCCGATTCCCAGCGAAATATGCAGGCATCTTGCTGGAGACACCAGTAAGTTCAGTCCCGAGTTTGATGCCATTTCAGTGAACATTGTGTGAAACAGTCTATGTGAAAGTTAGACAATCCAAAAATCTGTGACAGTCCCACACACACTTAGTGAATGTATCTGTAAAGCTGTCCTTTCTGCAAAACATTCACTTTTTAACTAACTGCACATGAGGCGTTTGTGTACCATCAGTAAATTGTAGCTTTTCCCCATTCTCCCCTTCAGTAGTTACATGAAAGGTGACTGTGGACACATTATTTCTAATAATCTCTTTTTGCTGCTTGCAGGTGAGGAGGGGCGCCTGGCGTACGAGCAGCTGGACACTGTGCCGGGGGAGATGATCCGTCTGGGCACACGGCGAGGAAACGCCGTCACCACTGCCTTCTGAGCCATCACTGAAAAGAGAAACGGACTGCACCCGGACCTCCGAGGACAACACTTGCCTCCTTAGCTCAACCCACACAGCACACCT from Pelmatolapia mariae isolate MD_Pm_ZW linkage group LG22, Pm_UMD_F_2, whole genome shotgun sequence harbors:
- the ripor2 gene encoding rho family-interacting cell polarization regulator 2 isoform X1 yields the protein MAVTDIAEDDLDEMMREEAEDVFYEDGVSSRVPEIMATGTHSPGGPNGIIRSQSFAGFSTLQERRSRCNSFMGNSAVQKKPQSKPKKPHLSGHKGGSSSREPQPKRLEEVYTALKQGLDEYLEVHQTELDKLTGLMKDMKRNSRLGVLYDLDKQIKTIERYMRRLEFHISKVDELYEAFCIQSRLREGAIRMKQAFSSSPSTKGTKESIAEVNRRYKEYTENMSAFESELENLLGEFHIKMKGLAGFARLCPGDQYEIFMRYGRQRWKLKGRIEVNSRQSWDGDEMVFMPLITDLINIKVTELKGLATHMLVGSVICETKELFTAVPQVVAVDVNDLGTIKLNLEVTWYPFDVEDLTLSSGNVSKAAALQRRVSVYSQGTPETPTFQDTSFFSTLPDDVFENGGCGVAECKRLSFTFSDTSGSTPSPSPALSSYSPGQSNPEITVTPPETEPLPTQILPTREDSIAEEHLVEEEEEEEEEYEEDGETGSRGSRGSRTSASIASDEAEAAEDSEWERTESQRNSSSNCGSAAPSLCSDGHLSTVAPEDVFLDHADELKPVELDTEEAGSLTKQLVKRLTSSEMMPPSGSAAEGEGSLSWAGEGSRAFLESSLEEAIHSLLTRLESLTHRCRELQDLEQEVMRLEDLLKCRLPGHRSRSSSLSLTVESALESFDFLNTSDFDDDDTGDDNAVISIPPQRSPIFDADGERIGAQHPEARGHLSEALTEDTGVGNSVAGSPLPLTTGNENLDVAIVIHLQYCIHLIQMLTSGVSVWQRRSVLLKLSGQTQLLEELAEISVDKLGAITSAADVLPGLVERPQLMTLWSECSGSEGLFHTTLDRVFKHMNQRYTAVLQENRPHGADTAISMVVGEMVDRSDLLAAQSPPAAALSQDVLTVFQFYSYILQHEVQDMETHLLHLAREEVFAEVLCSGDYSRCLAELEEVPLSSLWPGSRTLRALASLLTAEDPQVNKAAADYLSSGASNKHFRTRAVECYTQALSEAGVQSQRAACSALSCLEAVESIRAVVALCDSADEELRHVAIETLLTFGEEGRLAYEQLDTVPGEMIRLGTRRGNAVTTAF
- the ripor2 gene encoding rho family-interacting cell polarization regulator 2 isoform X2, with amino-acid sequence MATGTHSPGGPNGIIRSQSFAGFSTLQERRSRCNSFMGNSAVQKKPQSKPKKPHLSGHKGGSSSREPQPKRLEEVYTALKQGLDEYLEVHQTELDKLTGLMKDMKRNSRLGVLYDLDKQIKTIERYMRRLEFHISKVDELYEAFCIQSRLREGAIRMKQAFSSSPSTKGTKESIAEVNRRYKEYTENMSAFESELENLLGEFHIKMKGLAGFARLCPGDQYEIFMRYGRQRWKLKGRIEVNSRQSWDGDEMVFMPLITDLINIKVTELKGLATHMLVGSVICETKELFTAVPQVVAVDVNDLGTIKLNLEVTWYPFDVEDLTLSSGNVSKAAALQRRVSVYSQGTPETPTFQDTSFFSTLPDDVFENGGCGVAECKRLSFTFSDTSGSTPSPSPALSSYSPGQSNPEITVTPPETEPLPTQILPTREDSIAEEHLVEEEEEEEEEYEEDGETGSRGSRGSRTSASIASDEAEAAEDSEWERTESQRNSSSNCGSAAPSLCSDGHLSTVAPEDVFLDHADELKPVELDTEEAGSLTKQLVKRLTSSEMMPPSGSAAEGEGSLSWAGEGSRAFLESSLEEAIHSLLTRLESLTHRCRELQDLEQEVMRLEDLLKCRLPGHRSRSSSLSLTVESALESFDFLNTSDFDDDDTGDDNAVISIPPQRSPIFDADGERIGAQHPEARGHLSEALTEDTGVGNSVAGSPLPLTTGNENLDVAIVIHLQYCIHLIQMLTSGVSVWQRRSVLLKLSGQTQLLEELAEISVDKLGAITSAADVLPGLVERPQLMTLWSECSGSEGLFHTTLDRVFKHMNQRYTAVLQENRPHGADTAISMVVGEMVDRSDLLAAQSPPAAALSQDVLTVFQFYSYILQHEVQDMETHLLHLAREEVFAEVLCSGDYSRCLAELEEVPLSSLWPGSRTLRALASLLTAEDPQVNKAAADYLSSGASNKHFRTRAVECYTQALSEAGVQSQRAACSALSCLEAVESIRAVVALCDSADEELRHVAIETLLTFGEEGRLAYEQLDTVPGEMIRLGTRRGNAVTTAF